The proteins below are encoded in one region of Cohaesibacter intestini:
- a CDS encoding Lrp/AsnC family transcriptional regulator — protein sequence MDDLDRHLLLLLQKDGRRASADLAKEIGLSVSATNERVRKLIDSGAVAAIEAVLDPVKSGFGVTAFIFVDLDYSFDENEFVSSVASFDEVQEMHHVTGQHSYLLKVRTRTNDDLNHFIVKSLKTQPGVRATETQIALNTAKETRVLPL from the coding sequence ATGGATGATCTGGACCGGCATTTGTTGTTGCTTTTGCAAAAAGATGGCCGGCGCGCTAGCGCTGACCTTGCAAAGGAAATCGGACTTTCGGTAAGCGCTACCAATGAACGTGTGCGTAAGCTGATTGATTCCGGAGCTGTCGCTGCCATTGAGGCAGTGCTCGACCCTGTGAAAAGCGGGTTTGGGGTGACAGCCTTCATTTTTGTCGATTTGGATTACTCGTTTGACGAAAACGAATTTGTATCCAGCGTTGCCAGTTTTGATGAAGTGCAGGAGATGCACCATGTCACCGGACAGCATTCCTACCTTTTAAAGGTGAGGACGCGAACCAACGATGACCTGAACCACTTCATCGTTAAGTCGCTCAAAACCCAACCGGGAGTGCGGGCGACAGAAACGCAGATTGCGCTGAATACAGCGAAGGAAACCAGAGTTTTGCCTCTATAG
- a CDS encoding LacI family DNA-binding transcriptional regulator → MNLKELSSILNLSQTTVSRALNGYPEVGEKTRLRVLEAAQKHNYHPSSSAKRLAMGRASSVAHVVPQNAQHSMINPHFSDFIAGAGETYSRNGYDMVISVVPDTEQESVYRELTRSGRVDGFIVHGPFKEDPRIDLLESLKVPFVVHGRTEVSKDRYCWLDVNNRSSFKRATNFLLDLGHTRIALLNGLEEMDFAYRRKIGYEAALREHGLEPDPALIFSSDMIEPYGYSVTRTLLERDEAPSAILTSSVLTALGVVRAAQEMGLQIGRDLSILTFDDQLSFLQHSGVPLFTAVRSSILEAGKRLAEILLDRINNPDQPLTQELWETDLVVGRSTGPYLGD, encoded by the coding sequence GTGAATTTGAAAGAATTGTCCAGCATTCTGAATCTGTCCCAAACGACGGTCAGCCGCGCCCTTAATGGTTATCCGGAAGTCGGCGAGAAGACTCGACTGCGGGTTCTGGAAGCTGCGCAGAAACACAATTACCACCCCTCCTCTTCCGCCAAACGACTGGCCATGGGGCGTGCGAGTTCGGTTGCCCATGTTGTGCCGCAAAATGCGCAACATTCGATGATCAACCCGCACTTTTCCGATTTCATCGCCGGGGCTGGCGAGACCTATTCGCGCAACGGCTATGACATGGTCATCTCGGTGGTGCCGGATACGGAACAGGAAAGCGTCTATCGCGAGTTGACGCGCTCAGGTCGGGTGGATGGCTTTATCGTCCACGGCCCTTTCAAGGAAGACCCGCGCATTGATCTTCTGGAAAGCCTCAAGGTGCCGTTCGTCGTTCATGGACGAACCGAAGTCAGCAAGGATCGATATTGCTGGCTCGATGTCAACAATCGCAGTTCCTTCAAGCGGGCAACCAACTTCCTGCTCGATTTGGGTCACACGCGCATCGCCCTGCTGAATGGTCTGGAAGAAATGGATTTCGCCTATCGCCGCAAGATCGGCTATGAGGCAGCCCTGCGAGAGCATGGACTCGAGCCTGATCCGGCACTCATTTTCTCCTCCGACATGATCGAACCCTATGGCTACTCGGTTACCCGCACATTGCTGGAACGCGATGAAGCACCGAGCGCTATCCTCACATCATCGGTCTTGACGGCCCTAGGGGTGGTGCGTGCTGCACAGGAAATGGGACTGCAAATCGGGCGTGATCTGTCCATCCTGACTTTTGATGACCAGCTTTCCTTCTTGCAGCATTCAGGTGTGCCACTATTCACTGCTGTTCGCTCCTCCATTTTGGAAGCTGGCAAGCGGTTGGCGGAAATCCTGCTCGACCGGATCAACAATCCGGATCAACCCCTCACCCAAGAACTCTGGGAGACAGATCTCGTGGTTGGTCGGTCTACCGGCCCCTATCTAGGCGATTAG
- a CDS encoding GH1 family beta-glucosidase, which translates to MPALTRQTSFSLSRSDFPDDFKFGTSTSAYQIEGSKFGGAGSSHWDTFATSPGNVVNFENGSIACDHYHKWQGDLDLMRDLGIDSYRFSSSWARVMPEGKGAVNAEGLDFYDRLVDGLLERNIEPHLTLYHWELPSALSDLGGWQNRDIADHFANYAEIMITRMGDRLESVATFNEPWCITWLSHYHGIHAPGLRDIRAATRASHHVLLSHAKAVAILRSMEQKNLGIVLNFEHTTPFDDQESSIEAARIAEGIYNRWFLGGLFKGAYPEDVVTYLEPYLPTGWQDDMAAINAPLDWLGINYYTRNLVVEKEPCEGCTLPNFTSEPGPLPKTEMNWEVYPQGLSTLLRWISETHTGALPLTVTENGMANDDHLIDGEVDDQERIAYLDMHFKAALEVIEDGVPLTGYFVWSFMDNFEWALGYDKRFGIIHVDFDTLERLPKASYHAFKAFLA; encoded by the coding sequence ATGCCAGCACTGACACGACAAACGTCCTTTTCTCTTTCACGCTCTGATTTTCCCGATGACTTTAAGTTCGGCACGTCGACCTCGGCTTATCAGATCGAGGGCAGCAAATTTGGCGGCGCCGGCAGCTCCCATTGGGACACTTTTGCCACCAGTCCCGGCAATGTGGTCAATTTCGAGAATGGATCCATTGCCTGCGATCATTATCACAAATGGCAGGGTGACCTCGACTTGATGCGCGACCTAGGCATTGATTCCTATCGTTTTTCCAGCTCATGGGCGCGGGTGATGCCTGAGGGCAAAGGCGCAGTGAATGCAGAAGGCCTCGATTTTTATGATCGCCTCGTGGATGGATTGCTGGAGCGCAATATCGAACCCCACCTCACCCTTTATCATTGGGAGTTACCCAGCGCCTTGTCGGATCTTGGGGGCTGGCAGAACCGGGATATTGCCGACCATTTTGCCAACTATGCCGAGATCATGATCACACGCATGGGGGATCGCCTCGAAAGCGTCGCAACGTTCAACGAACCTTGGTGCATCACATGGCTCAGCCACTATCACGGGATCCATGCACCAGGGCTGCGCGACATTCGCGCAGCGACCCGTGCGTCCCATCATGTATTGTTGTCCCACGCCAAAGCGGTGGCGATTTTGCGGTCAATGGAGCAGAAAAATCTCGGAATAGTGCTCAATTTTGAGCATACAACGCCCTTTGATGATCAGGAAAGCTCGATCGAAGCGGCTCGAATTGCTGAAGGAATCTATAACCGCTGGTTCCTTGGCGGCCTGTTCAAAGGCGCCTATCCAGAAGATGTCGTGACGTATCTGGAGCCTTATCTCCCCACGGGCTGGCAGGACGACATGGCGGCGATCAATGCGCCACTTGATTGGCTGGGCATCAACTATTACACCCGCAATCTGGTGGTCGAAAAGGAACCATGTGAGGGCTGCACGCTGCCGAACTTCACCTCCGAGCCGGGCCCCCTGCCAAAGACAGAAATGAACTGGGAAGTCTATCCCCAAGGCCTCAGCACACTGCTACGCTGGATCAGCGAAACCCATACCGGAGCGCTGCCGCTGACGGTTACCGAGAATGGCATGGCCAACGACGACCATCTGATTGACGGCGAAGTGGATGATCAGGAACGGATCGCCTATCTCGACATGCACTTCAAGGCAGCGCTTGAAGTGATCGAAGATGGCGTGCCTTTGACGGGCTATTTTGTCTGGTCCTTCATGGACAATTTCGAATGGGCGCTGGGCTATGACAAGCGGTTCGGCATCATTCATGTCGACTTTGATACGCTGGAGCGCCTGCCCAAGGCGTCCTACCATGCGTTCAAAGCATTTCTTGCCTGA